A stretch of the Papaver somniferum cultivar HN1 chromosome 6, ASM357369v1, whole genome shotgun sequence genome encodes the following:
- the LOC113291684 gene encoding uncharacterized protein LOC113291684 — protein sequence MVFGNINYRFKQDQLRFEASALRSDEDPNDITNLNLMKDSLSKLSETRLQHNTMLKQKARNQWLVEDSSNSTFFHNSIRIRMSANTIYEWVDVAGATILDYDQFRDHVVQYYEDKFNAQELDYDFRLFDYDHPSISDEESLAMDKIPFQDEIKQGILATRLSNILDNLVSEEQVAFLKARNIHENISLASEMVNELHLKRKDGNIGLNLDISQAFDTVSWAFVLEVFRRYGFSEKWCSWILNILNSARIYILLNRSLEGYFKINRGFRQGDPLSPLIFVLIEDVLSRNITKLFRDKKMSHMVTRGGISPTHLFFDDVIMIFCKGNLKSPNNLVDLLGKYHTASGQTVCRQKRKIYYGGGSLSRSTNLANYLGMTVATFPDRYLGVQIMPGTVRYRHISNVVEKIKSQLAGWKGFSLAFNDHIVLVKSVIASYSNHNMAIYKWKRKFILQCERDIRNFIWTGDSNEEALGLTHLSIMNDALIMKLWWNVRTPKKKWAGFLRANCFGRNGCIKAYGVKSSILPGIKKCIAEILNDYNLDRNVKVSAIWTDGHWNIPTEHLDRMLADGIDVNQLPTPSGGDGSRIWMPDYKGDFSVQSSKELIRQKYAKFDGATLLWLKEIHPTLAAQNWKFLHGACATYDVIKRRFKINLASRCILCGVAEETLEHVLFQCAFAGRAWNWIAGIFGLVPNANLVISIKEAKERSKMVRDMWLLANFVIRSELWAVRNRAVFQHKKANWSLFFNRVLKLIQEYAVRLKGFAGAGVITRDENCVVLGAMSISLGVTTNYLAELYGIIVGLEWAARWGARRICVRSDSDSVVEAFKNSNLPWFSKLRWMEICKYYDSIRFLHTFREANFLADKLAKRGCLLANEEGTHYDGKPQF from the exons atggtttttggtaatATTAATTATCGGTTTAAGCAAGATCAATTGAGGTTTGAAGCTTCTGCTCTTCGTTCGGATGAAGATCCTAATGATATTACTAATCTTAACCTTATGAAAGATTCTTTGTCTAAGCTAAGTGAAACGCGTCTTCAGCATAACACGATGCTTAAACAAAAAGCTAGAAATCAATGGCTTGTGGAGGATTCAAGCAATTCTACTTTCTTTCATAATAGCATTCGTATTCGAATGAGTGCTAATACTATTTATGAATGGGTAGATGTTGCTGGTGCTACTATTTTAGACTATGACCAATTTCGTGATCATGTTGTGCAATATTATGAAGACAAGTTCAATGCACAGGAGTTGGACTATGATTTTAGATTATTTGATTATGATCATCCTAGCATTTCGGATGAGGAGAGTCTTGCCATGGACAAAATTCCTTTCCAGGATGAAATCAAACAAGGT attctTGCTACTAGGCTGAGCAACATCTTGGATAATCTTGTTTCTGAGGAACAGGTAGCGTTTTTGAAAGCGCGtaatatccatgaaaatattAGCTTGGCTTCTGAAATGGTTAATGAGCTTCACCTTAAGCGCAAAGATGGTAATATTGGCCTCAATCTTGATAtttctcaggcttttgatacggtgagtTGGGCTTTTGTGTTGGAAGTTTTTCGTAGATATGGTTTCTCTGAGAAGTGGTGCTCTTGGATACTTAATATCTTGAATTCTGCTAGAATCTATATTCTTTTGAATCGCAGTCTAGAGGgttatttcaaaattaatagaggtttCCGTCAAGGAGATCCCCTTTCTCCTTTGATTTTTGTcttgattgaggatgttcttagcAGAAATATTACCAAGCTTTTTCGTGATAAGAAGATGTCTCACATGGTTACAAGAGGTGGTATCTCTCCTACTCATCTCTTCTTTGATGATgtcattatgattttttgtaaaggcaatTTAAAAAGTCCTAATAACCTTGTGGATTTATTGGGCAAGTACCATACAGCTTCTGGTCAAACGGTTTGTAGgcaaaagagaaaaatttattATGGAGGTGGTTCTTTGAGTAGGAGTACTAACCTTGCTAATTACTTGGGGATGACGGTTGCCACATTTCCTGACAGAtatttgggagttcaaattatgcCAGGTACTGTCAGATATCGCCATATTTCTAATGTGGTTGAAAAGATAAAATCTCAACTGGCCGGTTGGAAGGGTTTTTCTTTAGCTTTTAATGATCATATTGTGCTTGTTAAATCTGTCATTGCTAGTTATTCTAATCACAACATGGCTATTTATAAATGGAAGCGCAAATTTATTTTGCAATGTGAAAGGGACATAAGGAATTTTATTTGGACGGGTGATTCTAAT GAGGAGGCCCTTGGCTTAACTCATTTGTCTATTATGAATGATGCTCTTATCATGAAACTTTGGTGGAATGTTCGTACTCCTAAGAAGAAATGGGCTGGTTTTCTTCGTGCCAATTGTTTTGGTAGGAATGGTTGTATCAAAGCTTATGGTgttaaatcttctattcttccaggtATTAAGAA GTGCATTGCTGAAATTCTTAATGATTATAACCTGGACAGAAACGTGAAGGTGAGTGCTATTTGGACTGATGGGCATTGGAACATTCCAACTGAGCATTTGGACCGAATGCTTGCTGATGGTATTGACGTCAATCAGCTGCCTACTCCTTCTGGTGGAGATGGCTCTCGGATTTGGATGCCGGACTATAAAGGTGACTTCTCAGTTCAATCTTCCAAGGAACTGATTCGTCAGAAGTATGCAAAGTTTGATGGTGCTACTCTTTTATGGCTAAAGGAAATTCACCCTACTCTTGCTGCTCAAAATTGGAAATTTTTGCATGGTGCTTGTGCTACTTATGATGTGATTAAACGCAGGTTTAAAATTAATCTTGCAAGTCGTTGCATCCTTTGTGGAGTTGCGGAAGAAACGCTCGAACACGTCCTTTTTCAGTGCGCTTTTGCTGGCCGTGCTTGGAACTGGATTGCTGGTATTTTTGGTTTAGTTCCTAATGCTAATCTTGTGATTTCTATCAAGGAAGCTAAGGAGAGGAGTAAAATGGTTCGTGATATGTGGCTTCTAGCTAATTTTGTCATCAGGTCAGAGCTATGGGCAGTGCGTAACAGGGCTGTTTTTCAACACAAGAAAGCCAACTGGAGTTTGTTCTTCAATCGAGTGCTGAAATTAATTCAAGAGTATGCTGTGCGTCTCAAAG GCTTTGCTGGAGCTGGTGTGATAACAAGAGATGAGAACTGTGTAGTCCTTGGTGCAATGTCTATTAGCCTAGGAGTTACTACAAATTATTTGGcagaattgtatggtattattgtgggtttaGAATGGGCTGCAAGATGGGGAGCTAGGCGCATTTGTGTCCGTTCAGATTCAGACAGTGTAGTGGAAGCTTTCAAGAATTCAAATCTCCCTTGGTTTTCAAAGCTTAGATGGATGGAAATTTGTAAatattatgattctataaggttcCTTCATACGTTTAGAGAAGCGAACTTTTTAGCTGATAAATTGGCTAAACGTGGTTGTCTCCTAGCTAATGAAGAGGGAACACATTATGATGGAAAACCTCAATTTTAA